A stretch of DNA from Streptomyces xanthii:
ACGATGAGCCCGGTGTGCTCGGCGAGCGGGATGAATCGGTCGGGCCCGAGCACCCCGTGCTGCGGGTGCAGCCACCGCACCAGCGCCTCGGCGCCGCGCACGCTGCCGTCGCCGAGGTGCACGAGCGGCTGGTACTCGATGAAGAACTCGCCGCGGTCCAGCGCGGCCGGCAGCGCGGTGGTGAGCCCGTGCCGGGTGATGGCGCGCGCGTCGGCCTCCGGGTCGGCGAGCTCGAAGCGGTTGCCGCCCGCGGACTTGGCCCGGTACATGGTGATGTCGGCGCTGCGCAGCACCTCGGCGGGGCTGCGCTCGGCGGCCGGGCCCTCGACGATGCCGATGGAGCCGCGCACGGAGAGTTCGCGGCCGTCGATGCGGATCGGGGTGGCGAGGGCGTGCATGATGCGGCCCGCGAGATCGTCGACCTCGGTCTGGGTGTCGGGGCCCGTGGTGAGGGCGACGAACTCGTCGCCGCCGAGCCGGGCGACCATCTCGCCGGGCGCGGTGGCGCAGGCCTGGAGCCGGTCGGCGACCTCGACCAGGAGGCGGTCGCCGACGGCGTGGCCGAGGCTGTCGTTGACGGTCTTGAAGCCGTCGAGGTCCAGGTAGCACAGGCCGAAGCGGGCTCCCTCGCCCGCGCCGAGCACCTTCTCCAGGCGTTCGAAGAAGAGGGTGCGGTTGGGCAGGCCGGTGAGCGCGTCGTGGGTGGCCTCGTAGCGCAGGCGCAGATTGAGCAGCCGACGCTCGGTGGTGTCCTCCATCAGCGCGAGCTGGTACTGGGGGACGCCGTCGGCGTCGCGCAGCAGCGACACCGTCAGATTGGTCCACAGGGCGGTGCCGTCGGGCCGCTGGAAGGCCTTCTCGACGCGGTAGTGCTCGCGCTCGCCGCGCACCAGCTCGTGGTAGAGGTGCCACACCTGCGGGGCGTCCTCGGGGTGCGTCCACTCGGTGGTGTTGCGTCCGCGCAGCACGCTCTCGCTGCCGCCGAACATCCGCACCAGTGCGTCGTTGACCTCGAGGACGGTGCCGTCGAGGGAGGCGATGCCGATGCCGATGGCGGCGCCGTGGAACACCGCGCGGAACCGGGCCTCGCTCGCGTGCAACGCTTCGGCGACGGCGCTGCGGGCGTCGAGCGCGGCCCGCGAGATGGCCTCCTGCTCGACCCGGGTGCGCTCGCGCAGTGCGGCCGCGAAGCCGGCGGCCACCTCGTGCTGGATCCGGGAGCAGCGGGCGCGCAGGTCGTCCTCGCGGCCCGGGGTGTCGGCCTCCTCGCCGCAGTAGAGGACCAGGTAGGCCTCGACCACGTCCAGGGTGCGGCTGAGCGCGTCCGGGTCGGTGCAGTGGGCCTCGACGAGGCCCGCGCCGACGGCCCTGGCGCGCGCGGCGTCCAGGGTGTGTGCGGCGAGCGCCTCGCGCAGGATGTGCGCGAGCGGCGCGAGTTCGTCCTCGAACTCGGGCCGCGTCAGCGAGGTCGCCGTCACCGGGTAGATGGCCCGGCTCCAGATGGTGGCGAACCTGCGCAGTCTGTCCTCCGGTCCGCCCGGCTCTTCACTCACGCCTTGCGCCCCACTCCCACATAGCCCGCGAAGGTGTACGGGTCCTCGTCCTCCGGCGCTGTCTCGGGCCGCCACACCGGCATCGGCACGATGCCGGGCTCCACGACCTCGAACCCGTCGAAGAAGCGGCCGATCTCCGCGGGCGTGCGCATGATCAGCGGGTTGCGCACGGTGTCCCGGTAGACGCCGACGGTGCCGCCCGCCTGCTCCTGCGAGATGGGCATTCCCTGGTAGGAGGCGTGCGTGACGACGAGCATGCTGCCGGGGGCCAGTGCCTCGGCGAGCTCGGTGACCGCGCCGTACGGGTCGTCGGCGTCCTCGATGAAGTGGAGGACGGCGACGAGCAGGAGGGCGACGGGCCGGTCGAGGTCGAGCAGTCCGCGCACCTCGGCACTGGCGAGGATGTCGCGGGGCTTGCGCAGGTCGGCGGAGAGGACGGCGGTGTCCGCGTTGCCCTCCAGGACCGCGCGGCTGTGCGCGACGGCGACCGGGTCGTGGTCGACGTAGACCACGCGGGCGCCGGGGCTCGCCTTCTGCGCCACCTCGTGGACGTTGCCGAACGTGGGGATGCCGGAGCCGATGTCGAGGAACTGGGTGATGCCCTCGTCGACGGCGTGGCGCACGGCCCGCCGCATGAACGCCCGGTTCGCCTGCATGATCTTCGGCAGGCCCGGCATGAACTCCATGGCCTTGCGCGCGGCTTCCCGGTCCACCTCGAAGTTGTGCGAACCGCCCAGGTAGTAGTCGTATATCCGGGAGACGCTGGGCACCGAGATGTCGATGCCCTGCGGGGCCCAGGCAGGACGCTCCATCAATCTCTCCAAGGCGTAGGCGAGCCGGTGTTCGAGCTGAGGCTACTGATCAGGTGCCAAAGGAGCGAGTCAAAACGGAAATTGACCGTCCGTTCTCGGTCACTGCCTGCGGCACGTGCCAATTGCACAGAGCCCGAAATCACCCCGAAACCATCGCTTTCCCAACCCAAAAGGAACCGGCCCGTTCCCCGCACATGACCTTCACTGGCCATGGAGGAACGGACCGGCGTTTCGTCAAATCCCCGCCGACTCTACTGTGCCTCGCTCGCGGAGCGCACGGGCCCCGCCCCGAAGGTCACTTCGGGGCGCCGACGGGCTTTCCGTCCGGGCCCGCCGCGTACCAAGTGCCGCCCACCCCCTGGCCGTTGGTGTCGCCCGGCTTCTTGTCGCCGGAAAACGTGTAGACCGGCCAGCAGTTCAGGGTCTGCTGCTTCGTACCGTCGGGTCGGGTGAAGGTCATGTATCCCTTGAGCGGAATGCCCTTGGTGTCGTTCTTGGCGACCGGCGCGACGGCGGGCCACTTCTCGGCGCAGGCGCCCACGCAGTTCGACTTGATGGGCCAGGCGGAGTCCTTGAGGAAGCGGTAGACGGTCCTGCCCTCCCGGTCGACGACGATCTCTCCGAGCTTCGGGTCCTTGCGGGTGGAAAGGCCCTTGAGGTCCGCCGGGCGGGCGGCCGCCGCAGGGCTCGCCTTCTTGCCGTCGGGCGCCGCCGCATACCAGACGCCGCCCACGCCCTGCCCCTTCGCGTCGCCCGGCTTGGCGTCCTTCGCGTAGCGGTACATGGGCCAGCCGTCGAGGGTGAGCTGCTTGGTGCCGTCGGCGGCGGTGACCTCACCGAGCAGGGAGGGGTCGACGCCGGGCGCCGCCTTCGCGCCGTCGGCGGGCACGGCCGGCCAGGCCTTGAGGCACGCGTCGTCGCAGTTCGACTGCGGTGGCTGCGCGGTGTCCTTGTCGAAGCGGTACAGGGTGAACCCTGCGCTGTCGGTGACGACGCCGCCGAGCTTCTTGCTGTCCCAGACGGCGAGCTGTCCCGCGGACTCGGTCTTGGCGGCCGTGTCCCCCGACGAGCCGTAACCGTCGGAGCCGTAGCCGTCCGCGCCCGATCCGTAACCGCCCTGCGCGGGCGCCGCGTCGCCCACGTTCTGGCTCGTACCGGTCACGTCGCCCCGGTCCTGACCGCATGCCGTCGTCAGGGCCAGCAGGGCCGCGGCCGTCGCCACGAACGAGGCGCTGCGCCAGGAGGTCTTCATCGTCAACTCCCGCTGATCTTCTGGGTGTTGCCCGGAACCGGTCGGGTCCGCGCATGACCGTGGATACGGACGCGGACGCGGGGTGCGTTCAACACGGCGCGAGATTTCTGACTCCTACGGGCGACGGCACGCCCGGCAAACCTCGCGCGCCCCCGCGCCCCACGATCGGAGTAATCGCAACCCGCCCGGGCGTGTCCGCGCCGGACGCTGCCGAGGATCACCGTCGTGCATCGATCGAAGCGGGCCGGATCGGCCCTGGTCACCCGCGTCCTGGCGGTGGTCGTGACGGCCTGGCTGTGCGGCGCGCCCGCGAGCGCGGCGGCGCTCGTCCCGGCCGACGCCTGCGCGTGGGCCTCCGTGGACGGGGGCGCCGAGGGCGGCGCCGTCGCGGTCGCGGGCGACGGCGCGCAGTGCAGCCCGTCACCGACCCCGCCGCCACCGAAACCACCGCCGAAGCCCACCCCCAAGCCCCCGCCTCCCCCGCCGCCCCCTCCTCCGCCACCGCCGCCACCGCCACCACCTCCGCCGCCCCCTCCGACGACCCATGCTCCCGAGCCCGCTCCCCCACCGCCGCCGCCTCCGCCGCCGCCGAAGCCCGTACCCAAGCCGAAGCCGAAGCCGCCCCCGCCCCGGTCGGCGCCGCCGAAGCCGAGCCCGACGCCCGTCCACTACCCGGCCTACCGCCCGAAGGCGCACCGCGCGCCCCCGAGCGGCGGTCCGTCGCTCGTGACGCTCACCCTGCTCATCACCGCGCCCGCCGTGCTCGCGGTCGCCGCGCTCCGCCCCCGCTGACCTCTGTGGAGACAAGAGATGTCGGAATGGCTTGTACTCGCCCTCGCGATGATCGCGGTGTGCGCCGTGGTCCTCGTCGTCCAGGTGCTGCAACAGCGCCGGATCGGCGACGACGACGACCCGTCGGAGACCCCCGACGTCATCGAGTACATGACGATGATGATCGGCGTGGTGTACGCGATCGTCCTGGGTCTGGCCATCGCCGGGGTCTGGGAGGCGCGCAGCGCGGCCCAGGACCACGTGCGCAACGAGGCCCAGGCGCTGCACGAGGTCCACGAACGGGTCCGGGTGTACCCGGCGGACGTACGCACCCGGATCCGGGCGGATGTCGACACGTATGTCAGCCATGTCGTGACGACCGAGTGGCACGCGATGCGCACCAAGGGTGAGCTCACCGACCGGGGCACCGAACTGCTGGACCAGGTGCGGCACGACGTCACCGACTACAAGCCGCGCAACGACTTCGAGGCCCAGGCCTATCAGCCGCTGCTCGACCAGGTGACGGCGGCCGACGACGCCCGCAACGCCCGGGCGGACTCGACCGGGGCGACGATGCCGGGGGTCGTCTGGTTCGGCCTGATCGTCGGCGGGCTCGTCACGATCGGCATGATCTTCGTGCTGCAGATCCGGCGCACCCCGCGCGAGCTGATCCTCGCCGGGCTCTTCTCCGCCCTGTTCGCGTTCCTGCTGTTCCTCATCTGGGACTTCGACGCCCCCTACAGCCGGGGTGTCGCGGCAACGGCCGAACCGTTCCTGATGCTGTTCCCCGGCGCCGGGTGAGGCGGCTCCGGGCTGCGGCCCGGGGCCGTACGGAGCACTCTGGGGGCATGACCGCATGGCAGACCCCCATCGTCGTCCACCCGCCCGCGCCGGAGGGCGGCCGGCACGTCACCGTGCGCGGGCGTCCGGTGGGGCTGGCCCACAGCGACCGGGATCTGACGGAGCTGCTGCGCCGGGCCGGGCTCGGCGAGGCGGACACAACGCTGGACGACCCGCACCTCGTGGAGTGGCGCGGCGCGGGTCCGCACGTGTGGCACGCGGCGGGGACCGACGGGCCGTCAGTCCGCGCCGACCTCCCCTGACCGGCCCACACGCGTTGCCCCGTTCGTACGACACCGATCGCGCGCCGCACGGCGTGTCCCTAGCGTTTCGGGCATCGAGGTGCTTGTCCCCAGTAGTACGCGGAACCGGTCCGCGGCTGCCCCTCGTGGACCCGGAGGATCTCCCATGCGCGCGATACGTACCGCTTCGGCCGCCGCTCTCTGCCTGACCGCCCTGTCGCTGACGGCCCTGCCGGCCGCGGCGGGCGACTCCGACACGTTCCGGGTCGGCATCACGCCCACGACGGTCGCCGCCGGCGGGCAGATCACTCTCACCTCGCACGGCTGCGACCGCCGCACCGAGGTCACCGCCGGGATCTTCGACACAGTCTCGATCGGCAAGGGCGGCGGCTCGGCGAGCGCGACGGTCGACTGGGACGCCAAGCCGGGCGCCGTCTATCCCGTCACCTTCTCGTGCAAGCGCGGCCCGACGCGGACCCTGCACCTCACGGTCGCGGGCGGCAGACCCATTGAGCCCACCCCCGAGCCGATCCATCAGGGGCACGGCGTGCGGGCCGGGATCGGCGGCAGCCTCGGCGGTCTCGACATGAAGGAGATCGGCCTCGGCTCGGCCCTGATCCTGGGCTCGCTGGCCACCGCCTACCACCTCGCGCGGCGCCGCACGGGCGACGACGGCGCCTGACGCGGCGACGAAAGGCCGGTGCCCCGCGGACCGTGACGGTCCGCGGGGCACCGGCCTTTTCGCGGCCTCGCGCGGCAGGCCCCGTGAAGGGGGCCGGGGCCCGCCGCGCCGGGTCAGACGCGGTTCTCGGCGCGGCGGCGCATCCAGAAGACACCGCCGCCGACCAGCGCGACGGCCACGAGGCCGCCGCCGATCGCCATGTCGGTGCGGGTGGCGCCGGTCTCGGTGGAGCCGCCGAGACCACCGCGGACGCCGCCGTTGATGACGGTGAACGCGGCCGGCTTGGTCACGGTCGAGCCGCCGCAGGAGACGGTGATGTCGTGCGCGCCGGGCGTGGCGTTGTGCCGGATGCGCGCGGTGGCGGTCGCGGTGCTGCCCGTGGACCGGGTGAAGCTGGTGGTGTCGAACGCGTTCGACGAAGCGGTGCCGCCCTCCTGGCACTTGGTCGAGTCGACGGTGATGGTCAGCTCTCCACCGCGCGGGATGACGCTCGGCGTGGCCGTGATGTTGGACGGCGTCGGGTCGGACCAGGCGGACGCGGCGGGGGCGGCGAGACCGACGGCGGCGACGGCGACGGCGGACACCGCCAGAGCACGGGTGGTACGCATGGAAATCCTCCGCGGAAGACGTCCCCGGGGAACGGTCCCCGGGAATTTCGGCGAGAACGCCTCCCAGACGAACCCTCAGATGCCGTGCACGGCACCGCATTTCGGGAATCGGCCGTCCTGGTGAGGCGACACGCCGAGGGAATTCCGTACAAGCAGACAATCCCGCAGGTCACACACCGTCAGAAAAATCCTGTGCGGGAGAACTCGGATGGCGCACCGGGGCCGCCCCGGCCGGTGGGCCGCCACCCGTTCGCCCTCGCCCCGTCGCCCGTCGTGCGCGCTCGACTTAGCGTGCTGGTACGCGCAACGGACACGGTCTCGCCGCCGCGTCCAGAGGGGATGAGCGAATGTTCAAGCCAGCCTTCGCCGAAGAGGAGCGACCCAGGAAGCGAGCCCCGTGGGGCGTGATAGCGCTGGTGCTGCTCACCGGTCTGGCGCTGATCCGCAACGGTTCGGGAGAGTTCGACGTCGGTCCGCCGCAGCCCGCGCCGGCCGCCGCGGCGGACACCCGGATCCCCGCGGCGCTCAAGTCCGCGGGCGCCCCGCAGCCGCTGCCGTTCTCGATGGCGGACCGGGTGCGCATCCCGGCGATCCGGGTGGACGCTCCGGTCACCGCGGTCGGTCTGGACGCGGAGGGCTGGGTCGACGCGCCACCGCCGCAGGACCCGAACCTCGCGGGCCAGTTCACGGGCTCGGTCTCACCGGGTGAGCAGGGCACGGCCATCGTGGTCGGGCATGTCGACAACATGCAGGGCCCGGCCGTGTTCTACGGGCTCGGCTCCGTGAAGAAGGGCAACCACGTCGAGGTGCTGCGCCGGGACGGCAGGACGGCCGTCTTCGAGGTGTACGGGATCGAGGTGTTCGAGAAGGCGAACTTCCCGGGCGAGAAGGTCTACGGCCCGACGGGCACCCCCGAGCTGCGGGTGATCACCTGCGGCGGCGGCTTCTCGAAGCAGAACGGCTACGACGGAAACGTCGTGGTCTTCGCCCGCCTGGTGTCCGTGCGCTGAGCGCACGGACACCAGGTCGGCTCACAGGCCCCGGCGGCGCGGCACGGTCAGGCGGTAGCCGTCGTCGAGCAGCCGGGGCAGGTACCTGTGCAGGGCGGCGACGCTCTGCGCGCGGTCGCCGCCGGCGTCGTGGTTGAGGACCACGACGCCGGGCGCGGCGCCGCCCAGCACCCGGGAGACGATCGTGCGGGTGCCCGGCGTGGTCCAGTCGAGGCTGTCGACGGTCCAGGCGAGCGGCTCCATGCCGAGCTCGGCGCCGAGGCGGAACGCGGAGCGGTTCCAGGCGCCGTAGGGGGCGCGGAACCAGGCGGGGGCCTCCCCCGTCGCGTCCTGGACGACCTCGCAGGTGCGCTCGATCTCGGGGCGCATGCGCGCGCGGGTGAGCTTCGTCAGGAGCGGATGCGTCCAGGTGTGGTTGCCGATGACGTGGCCGTCGTCGGCCATCTCGCGCAGCAGGTCCTTGTTCTCCACGGCCATCTCGCCGCACACGAAGAACATGGCGCGCACCTCGTGGCGCCGCAGGGTGCGCAGGATCTCGGGGGTGAAGCGCGGGTCGGGGCCGTCGTCGAAGGTGAGCACCATGGCCCGCTCGTCCGGTCCGAAGTCCATGCTGAGCAAGGGCGCGCGCCGGACCGCGAGGCGCTGCGGGGCGGTGCGCTGGGGCCCGTACCCGCCGATCGGCCGCAGCCGGTAGGCGGAGGGTGCGAGGGGCCGGGCGGCGGGGGCGCCGGCGGCGGGGGCCGCGCTCGGGCTCGCGCCGGACGGGCCGCCCGCGCGGTCGGTCGCGGAGCAGCCGGTGAGGGCGGCCACGGCGACGGCGGTGAACCCGCGCAGGAAGGTGCGCCGGCCCGAGGCCGCATGCCGGGCCGGAGCCGCGGTGTCCTGATCTGTTTTCATGCTTAATGCCTCGCACGCGCCCCGCCGTGCGCCCCCCGCGACACCTGCGGGCGCGGGCGAAAGCACCCGTTCAGCCGGGGCCGTCCGACCGGTGCCCCCACCAGGGACTTTCGGCTAGCCTCTCGGCGTGAACGAACAGCAGCCCCCACAGTTCGAACGCGGCACGGACGGCCCGAAGGTGATCCTCGTCGGCATGGACGGATCGGACTCCTCGTTCCGCGCCGCCGCCTACGCCGGCGGCCTGGCCCGGCGGCAGAACGCCCTGCTCGCGGTCGTGTACGTGCAGCCCGTGATGGCGGCCGGGACCGCCCTCGGGGTGCCGGTCGCCGAGGTGACCGACGAGGTCGCGGAGGGGCTCATCGCCGAGATCCGCGCGGCCGCGGAGCGGGTGAAGGGCATATACGACGTGCGCTGGGAGTTCCACACCTTCCGCGGCGACCCGTACAACGGCCTGGTCACCGCCGCCGAGAAGCTGACGGCGGACGCGGTGGTCGTCGGGGCCTCGGAGCAGGCGGGACACCGGATCATCGGCTCGGTGGCGGTGCGCCTGGTGAAGGCGGGGCGCTGGCCGGTGACCGTGGTGCCGTAGAACCGGGGGCGCGGGCCGGGGCGTGCCTTCTTCCGAACACGCCCCCACAGGTGCATCATGAGCGGCCGTCAGCCGTCGCACCTGCGAAGAGGTGAACCCCATGGCCAAACTACGGATGGGACAGGGCGTACTGCGCCGCAAGCCCATCGAACAGATCGAGGACACGGAGTCCGGGGCGGGTGGCGAGTCGGCACAGCTGACCCGCACGCTCGGTCTGACGCAGCTCACCGCCATCGGCGTGGGCGGCATCATCGGCGCGGGCATCTTCACGCTCGCGGGCACGGTCGCGAACGAGAAGGCCGGCCCCGCCGTGCTGATCTCGTTCCTCATCGCGGGTGTGGCGAGCGCGGCGGCCGCCCTGTCGTACGCCGAGTTCGCCGGCCTGATCCCCAAGGCCGGCTCCGCCTACACGTACGGGTACGCGGTGCTCGGCGAGCTGGTGGGCTGGTTCATCGGCTGGGACCTGCTCCTGGAGTACACGGCGATCGTCGCGGTGGTGGCCATCGGCATCTCCGGCTATTTCAGCTTCCTGCTCGGAGAGATGGGCCTGGAGCTGCCGAAGTGGATGCTGGGCGCGCCCGGTACGGGTGACGGGCACAAGGTCGACCTGTTCGCGGCGCTGCTGTGTCTGCTGATCGCGTATCTGCTCACGCTCGGCATCAAGAACGCGGCCCGTTTCGAGACGGTCGTCGTGGTGCTGAAGGTCCTCGTGGTGATCGTGGTGATCGCGGTGGGCTTCTTCCACATCGACACCGGGAACTACACGCCGTTCTTCCCGTTCGGGGTGAGCGGGGCGTTCACGGGCGCCGCGACGGTGTTCTTCGCCGTGTTCGGCTACGACGCGATGTCGACGGCGGCCGAGGAGTCCAAGGACGCGCAGCGGCACATGCCGAAGGCGATCATCTACTCGCTGGCCATCTCGATGGTGCTGTACGTGCTGGCCTGCCTGGTGCTGACGGGCATGCAGAACTACAAGGACATCGACCCGGAGAGCGGCTTCTCGACGGCGTTCAAGTCGGTCGGTCTGAGCGGGCTCGCGGACGTGATCGCGGTCGGCGCGATCATCGGCATCCTCACCGTGATGTTCACGTTCATGCTGGGTGTGACGCGCGTGTGGTTCTCGATGTCGCGTGACGGGCTGCTGCCGAAGTGGTTCGCGAAGACGCATCCGACGCGGCACGTGCCGACGCGCGTGACGTGGATCGTCGGGTTCGCGTCGGCCGCCATCGCCGGGTTCCTGCCGATCGGCGAGGCGGCCGAGCTGACCAACATCGGCATCCTGCTGGCGTTCGTCGTGGTGTGCGTCGCGGTGATCGTGCTGCGCTACCGGCAGCCGGAGCTGCCGCGCACGTTCCGCACGCCGGGCATGCCGTTCGTGCCCGCGATCGGGGTCGTCTTCTCGATCTGGCTGATCACGTTCCTGGAATGGCAGACGTGGGTGCGGTTCGCCGTCTGGTTCGTGGTCGGGCTCGTCATCTACTTCGGATACTCGTACAAGAGGTCCGAGCTGAACCGCACCGAGTCCTAGTCACCTCACGCGTCACCGGCCTCGAGGGACTTCTGGAACTCCTGCTTCATCTTGTCGAGTCCCTTGGGGCCCCACTCCGACCAGAACGGCTTCCACTCGCTGATCTTGCGGCGTCCGGCGACGATGTCGTTGACCAGGTCGTTGGCCTCGGTCGACAGGCGCCCGTAGTGCTCGGTGTACGCGTCCGAGTAGTGGCCGACGGTGGCGTTCTGGACGGCCGTGCGCAGGAGCTCCTGCTCGACCCCGTACATGTCCTTGACGTCCTGGACGCCGTGGCTGCCGGGGAAGACGGACGGGGCGAGGACGAAGGGGGCCGTGGTGGCGGTGGCCAGGCCGCTCCACAGGCCCTCGACCTCCTGCTTGCCCTTCTTGGTGCGCTGCGGGAAGCCCTTGTCGTCGTAGGTGAAGTCGCTGCCCTCGGCGCCGAACTCCAGGAACTCGCGTTCCTTGGTTCCGTAGGGCGCGGCGAGGTAGTTCAGGATCTCCAGCATCATCCGGACGCGCTTCTCGCTGCCCTTCTTGATCGCCGTGTATCCGATGGTGCCGAACGCGTGGTAGTGCGCGTTGGCCTTGGCGCCGTCGGCGTCGAAGGGGATGAGGATCTCGGCGGCGAGGGCCGGGTCGTTGGTGCGGGTGTCCTTGCGGGCGCCGGTGGGGTTGGCGTAGACGCAGGCGCCGATGCGGCCCTGGGCGAGCTTGAGGTAGGCGTCGGCCATCTTGGGGTCTCCGGGGTAGAAGACTCCGGCCTTCTTGAGCTTGACGACGAAGTTGAGCGCTTCGAGGTACTGCTCGGACTCCATCCAGAAGGTGACCTTGCCGCTCTTGTCGCGGCCCCACTTGTTGGGTGCGCCGTAGCACTGGCTGAGGACGCTGACGGCGTTGCCGTAGATCGGTTCGAGGGCCCAGGTGTTGCCGCCGGTGACCTCCTTGCACTTGTCCATGAACTCCTCGGTGCTCTGCGCCGAGAAGCCGTCGGCCTTCGCCCAGATCTTGGGGTTGCCGCCGTAGACCTGGCCGAGGGCGGGGTAGGGGCTGGGGGCGCCCCAGATCTTGCCGTTGACGACGGCGGTCTTCCAGTGCGCCGGGGTCATGTTGGCGAGGTTCGGGTAGTCCTTGACCGCGTCGCCGGAGACGTACTCCGTGATGTCGGCCATCTTGGACTCCAGGAGCTGCGCGATGTGCTGCAGGCCCTGGTTGGGCGGGATCCACATGAGGTCGGGCAGATCGCCGCCGGCGACGATCGCGGGGAACTTCTCCTCGTAGCCGGGGTCGGTGCCGAGGATCGCGGACAGGTCGACGCCGAGCTTGGAGCTGACCTGCTTCCAGTGGGCGTTGGAGCCCTTGGGCAGCGGGGGCTGGACCCAGATCTCGGTGAGCATCGAGACCTTGGAGCCGTCGCCGGGGACCTTCGCGACGCTCTGCGCGAGTTCCTTCGGGTAGGAGAGGAAGCCGGCGGACAGGCCCTTCGCGTTGGGCGGCAGGTCGGGCTTGACGCCGGTGAAGGGGACGTAGGCGGGCAGTTTGACCTTGGCGGAGGCGGCCTCGCCCTTGCCGGCGGTGGAGCTTCCGCAGCCGGTGAGGAAGGAGGAGGCGGCGCCCGCCGCGACGGCGGTGCTCAGGCCGAGGAAACGGCGTCGGGACACACCGGTGCTCATGATCGACTCCACACGGGTTCGGGGACGGAGGTACGGGGGCAGGGGCCGGAGGGGCCCTGGATCGCGGGCCGGCTCAGCCCTTGATCGCGCCGGTGAGCACGCCCTTGCTGAAGTACTTCTGCAGGAAGGGGAAGAGCAGCAGGATCGGCAGCAGCGCGAGCATGACGACGGCCATGGAGATGGACTGCGGCGGCGCCATGTGGGTCACCCCCAGCTGGTCGGAGGTGATGGCCTTGCCCTGGACGACGTAACTGCGCAGCACCACCTGGATGGGCCACTTGCCGGAGTCGTCGAGGTAGAGCATCGCGTTGAAGAAGGCGTTCCAGTACGTGACGGCGTAGAAGAGGCCGACGACGGCGATGACGCCCTTGGACAGCGGCATGACGATGCGGGTGAGGACGCGCCAGTCGCCGGCGCCGTCGATGCGGGCGGCCTGGTAGAGCTCCTCGGGGATGTTCATGAAGAAGGCCCGCATGACGACGAGGTTGAAGGCGTTGATCAGGCCGGGCAGGATCAGCGACCAGTACGAGTCGCGCAGCCCCAGCTCCTTGACCAGGACGTACATGGGGATCATGCCGGGCGCGAAGAGCAGGGTGAACAGGACCATGAGCAGGACCGGCTTGCTGCCGGGGACGCCGCGCTTGGACAGGGCGTAGGCGAGGCCGACGGTCGTCAGGAGCGACAGCGTCGTGCCGACGACGGTGATGCCGATGCTGACGAGGACGGCCCGGGTGACGAGGCCGCCGGACAGGATCGTGGTGTACGCCTCGAAGGTGGGGTCCGTCGGGAAGAGGACGAAGCCGCCGGACGCGGTGATCTCCTCGCGGGAGGCGAGGCTCGTGGACAGGACCGTGAGGAACGGCAGGATCATCACGGCGCAGATGACGGTGAGGACGACGGCCTTGGCGCTCTTGCCGAGCGGGCTCGGCGGCTCCTCCCAGGCGGGGCGGGCGTCCTCCGGCCG
This window harbors:
- a CDS encoding putative bifunctional diguanylate cyclase/phosphodiesterase, with translation MSEEPGGPEDRLRRFATIWSRAIYPVTATSLTRPEFEDELAPLAHILREALAAHTLDAARARAVGAGLVEAHCTDPDALSRTLDVVEAYLVLYCGEEADTPGREDDLRARCSRIQHEVAAGFAAALRERTRVEQEAISRAALDARSAVAEALHASEARFRAVFHGAAIGIGIASLDGTVLEVNDALVRMFGGSESVLRGRNTTEWTHPEDAPQVWHLYHELVRGEREHYRVEKAFQRPDGTALWTNLTVSLLRDADGVPQYQLALMEDTTERRLLNLRLRYEATHDALTGLPNRTLFFERLEKVLGAGEGARFGLCYLDLDGFKTVNDSLGHAVGDRLLVEVADRLQACATAPGEMVARLGGDEFVALTTGPDTQTEVDDLAGRIMHALATPIRIDGRELSVRGSIGIVEGPAAERSPAEVLRSADITMYRAKSAGGNRFELADPEADARAITRHGLTTALPAALDRGEFFIEYQPLVHLGDGSVRGAEALVRWLHPQHGVLGPDRFIPLAEHTGLIVPLGRWVLEESVRQARAWQERHAEAGPLRINVNLSPMQLTHPGLVSDTVDILERAGLEPGALCLEVTESALIGADDDLLKPLRRLSEMGVDIALDDFGTGYSNLANLRRLPVNVLKLDRSFTQGMQQFPADPVDLKIVEGIVSLAHSLDLAVTVEGVETGAQAEQLRELGCDTAQGWYYARPGPPDRLHDLALADATS
- a CDS encoding SAM-dependent methyltransferase, giving the protein MERPAWAPQGIDISVPSVSRIYDYYLGGSHNFEVDREAARKAMEFMPGLPKIMQANRAFMRRAVRHAVDEGITQFLDIGSGIPTFGNVHEVAQKASPGARVVYVDHDPVAVAHSRAVLEGNADTAVLSADLRKPRDILASAEVRGLLDLDRPVALLLVAVLHFIEDADDPYGAVTELAEALAPGSMLVVTHASYQGMPISQEQAGGTVGVYRDTVRNPLIMRTPAEIGRFFDGFEVVEPGIVPMPVWRPETAPEDEDPYTFAGYVGVGRKA
- a CDS encoding SCO0930 family lipoprotein produces the protein MKTSWRSASFVATAAALLALTTACGQDRGDVTGTSQNVGDAAPAQGGYGSGADGYGSDGYGSSGDTAAKTESAGQLAVWDSKKLGGVVTDSAGFTLYRFDKDTAQPPQSNCDDACLKAWPAVPADGAKAAPGVDPSLLGEVTAADGTKQLTLDGWPMYRYAKDAKPGDAKGQGVGGVWYAAAPDGKKASPAAAARPADLKGLSTRKDPKLGEIVVDREGRTVYRFLKDSAWPIKSNCVGACAEKWPAVAPVAKNDTKGIPLKGYMTFTRPDGTKQQTLNCWPVYTFSGDKKPGDTNGQGVGGTWYAAGPDGKPVGAPK
- a CDS encoding bestrophin-like domain, coding for MSEWLVLALAMIAVCAVVLVVQVLQQRRIGDDDDPSETPDVIEYMTMMIGVVYAIVLGLAIAGVWEARSAAQDHVRNEAQALHEVHERVRVYPADVRTRIRADVDTYVSHVVTTEWHAMRTKGELTDRGTELLDQVRHDVTDYKPRNDFEAQAYQPLLDQVTAADDARNARADSTGATMPGVVWFGLIVGGLVTIGMIFVLQIRRTPRELILAGLFSALFAFLLFLIWDFDAPYSRGVAATAEPFLMLFPGAG
- a CDS encoding class F sortase, which gives rise to MFKPAFAEEERPRKRAPWGVIALVLLTGLALIRNGSGEFDVGPPQPAPAAAADTRIPAALKSAGAPQPLPFSMADRVRIPAIRVDAPVTAVGLDAEGWVDAPPPQDPNLAGQFTGSVSPGEQGTAIVVGHVDNMQGPAVFYGLGSVKKGNHVEVLRRDGRTAVFEVYGIEVFEKANFPGEKVYGPTGTPELRVITCGGGFSKQNGYDGNVVVFARLVSVR
- a CDS encoding polysaccharide deacetylase family protein translates to MKTDQDTAAPARHAASGRRTFLRGFTAVAVAALTGCSATDRAGGPSGASPSAAPAAGAPAARPLAPSAYRLRPIGGYGPQRTAPQRLAVRRAPLLSMDFGPDERAMVLTFDDGPDPRFTPEILRTLRRHEVRAMFFVCGEMAVENKDLLREMADDGHVIGNHTWTHPLLTKLTRARMRPEIERTCEVVQDATGEAPAWFRAPYGAWNRSAFRLGAELGMEPLAWTVDSLDWTTPGTRTIVSRVLGGAAPGVVVLNHDAGGDRAQSVAALHRYLPRLLDDGYRLTVPRRRGL
- a CDS encoding universal stress protein — encoded protein: MNEQQPPQFERGTDGPKVILVGMDGSDSSFRAAAYAGGLARRQNALLAVVYVQPVMAAGTALGVPVAEVTDEVAEGLIAEIRAAAERVKGIYDVRWEFHTFRGDPYNGLVTAAEKLTADAVVVGASEQAGHRIIGSVAVRLVKAGRWPVTVVP